The genomic stretch ATTTTTGCGCCTCGCCTTTGAGTATTGGAATTTGTTCGCCTCGAAACCCAAGCAGTGAAATCTCAGCCTTAGCAAATTTGTCGCACTTACTTTTCATCTCAAAAGGCGCGCTTGTTTGATAATATTTTTCACCGCCTCGCGTATATTCGACCGATTCGTAATATTTTCCGTCGGGAACATAAAACTTTACAGTGTCGCCGCAAACTCCGCTTTTTTCTCCAAGTAGTTTTTCATCGCCGTCCGACAACACTTCCCGCAATTTAACTCTTGCGTCGTCGCTTGTCGTCACAATAAAAATTATTTCGTTTTTATTTTTAACGATCAAATTATCCCCCAAAATAAATTCCCGTATTCCGGAAATATCTTGCCCGTCATAAAGTTTTATTGATTTCTTAAAAATTGAGATGGTTTCATTCCCGTTTTTAAGCGTTAAACTTCCTTTGTTTTCACAAATCAGATCGCCTGAAACGTAAGTTCCGTCCTTAAGCGTAAATTCAATCGCAAACACACAAAGCGGAATTAAGGTTAAAATTAGAAATTTTTTCAATTTTTGCATCCTTTCCTATAATTTCTTTGTAAAAATAATTTCTGCACGTTTAATATTAAAAGAATTTAATCTGAAATAATAAAAGAAAAATTCATTAAAATTATCTTAACTTAATAGATATAGACTTTCTACAAATGATATATAGTATTTTGTGAGAAAGAGATGAAAAATATATATAAACAATAATTTTTTTATGATTAACTTAAATTGAACCGTTTAGTAATTTCACGAATAAAAGAGAAAAAATGCAGAAAAAAGAATCTCCGATAAATGTAATTTTCCTGTTTATGGCGGTAGTTTCGGTCGCCGTAGCGGGATTTAACGGGAAAATGCCGGAATTAAACACCGCTATTTTCGAATCTGCGAAGGGCGCGGTAGCGTTGGCGATCGGATTAATAGGACCGATGGCGTTATGGTTAGGCGTTATGTTTTTGCTTGAAAAAGCGGGACTTTTGAGCGTTGTCGCACTAAAATTGCAGCCTGTTTTAAGCAAACTTTTTCCATCAATTCCGGCAAACCATCCTGCGATGTCCGCTATAATAATGAATTTGTCGGCGAATATGCTCGGACTTGGAAGCGCGGCGACTCCGATGGGTATAAAAGCAATGCAGGAATTGGAAAAATTAACTCCAGAAAAAGGTACCGCCACCGACGATATGATTTTGTTTTTGGCGATAAACACAAGCAGCGTAACTATTCTTCCATTAGGCGTAATAACGGTTCGAGCAAGCGCCGGAGTTCAAAATCCCGCTTCTATAATTTTGCCGACGCTTTTGGCGACGATTTGCTCGACGACCGTCGCGATTATTTGTACTAAATTTCTTGCGAAACGGAATCCTATGCCGTCCGTCGTCCCGCTGGAAGAATTGAAAAGAATTGAAAATATAGAAAAATCCGCCGAAAAGCCGCAACTTTCGCCTGCGTTTGTAATTTTGTCCTCGGCGATTCTCATTTCTATAGCGTTTTCGATATACAAACACGTAATAACGCAAGGGTTGACGTTAAACAAGGATTTGGTTTCGTCTGCGGCATCGTATCTTGTTCCGCTTTTACTGGCGGTATTTATACTTTACGGGAAACTTCATCAAAAACCTGTTTATGAAACAATCTGCGAAGGAGCCAAAGGCGGTTTTGAAACGGTAATTCGTATAATTCCATATATGGTCACGGTTTTTGTCGCGATAGGAATGCTTAGGGCGAGCGGAACTTTAGATATGATAAACTGGGTATTGTCGCCTGTTTTGTCGCTTGTAGGAATGCCGGCGGAAGCGTTGTCGGTCGGACTTATGCGTCCGCTTTCCGGGACAGGGTCTTTTGCCGTAATGGCGGAAATAGTACAAAAACAACCCAACACATTTCTTGCCGATTTGGTTTCCGTAATGCAGGGTTCGACGGATACTACCTTTTATGTTTTGGCGGTATATTTCGGCGCCGCCGGAATTGTAAGGACGCGATACGCCGTTCCTGCGGCGCTGTCGAGCGACGTTGCCGGAATTACGGCTTCACTGTTTTTTTCGAGACTGTTTCTTGGCTGAGACCGCATTATCCGATAAAGGCGATATTATGACAAACATTCCCGCCGTATTGGTGAACCAAGTAAACCTCCAAAATCAGATACACCAAGATTGAAAAAGAAATCAGAAAACATATAGGGAACTTATGAAATTTGATAATATTGATAAACTTTTATCAGAAGCAAAAGAAAAATCGCGCAAAAGACTTTTGTTTGATTTTTCTTTTGGTAAAATAGTATTAAAATGCCTTTTATTGGTTGATAATAGAGTTTTAATGATGTCAATTAAAACGCAACCCATCGGACATAGTATAAGTTTTAATGAAAATGATTTTATATCAGCTTTTTTACCGTCAGAGTTCTATAATTCAGTAAAATATGAAATAAAAAACACATATAATAATTATGAAGCAAATTCAATACTGATACAATAGACCTCTTGCGAAATCAATAATTATTTTCATAATTGCATATTCCCGCTATTAAATTAAACCTTAGTTTAAATCTTTTTCTCCTGTTTCTGTATTTTTCAGATATTACCTTAAATCTTTTGATAAAACCGATAGCGTGTTCGTTTTTTACACGTTTACTTGAAATTTGCCTATTATGCTCTTTTTCCGCAGACGTTAAAGG from Chitinispirillales bacterium encodes the following:
- a CDS encoding IS5/IS1182 family transposase — translated: PLTSAEKEHNRQISSKRVKNEHAIGFIKRFKVISEKYRNRRKRFKLRFNLIAGICNYENNY